From Apium graveolens cultivar Ventura chromosome 9, ASM990537v1, whole genome shotgun sequence, the proteins below share one genomic window:
- the LOC141686601 gene encoding mRNA cap guanine-N(7) methyltransferase 1-like has protein sequence MHYSWSTEARARRVLANVSALLRPGGIFTGTMPDANIIIKKLRAAEGLAFGNSVYWIRFDEEYLEKKFKSARPFGIKYKFHLEDALDCPEWIVPFHVFKSLAEEGQFCCLTNCIYITMMRRTPNGISILLNFT, from the exons ATGCATTATTCATGGTCTACTGAGGCACGGGCACGACGGGTCTTGGCAAATGTTTCTGCATTACTTCGCCCAGGAGGCATCTTCACTGGAACAATGCCAGATGCCAACATTATCATCAAAAAGCTCAGAGCAG CTGAAGGACTGGCCTTTGGAAATAGTGTGTACTGGATACGCTTTGATGAAGAATACTTGGAAAAG AAATTTAAATCGGCACGTCCCTTTGGTATCAAGTACAAATTCCATCTTGAG GATGCTCTTGATTGTCCAGAATGGATTGTTCCCTTTCATGTTTTCAAGTCACTGGCAGAGGAGGGACAGTTTTGTTGCTTGACAAATTGCATTTACATAACAATGATGAGAAGAACTCCCAATGGGATTAGTATCTTACTTAACTTTACATAA